One stretch of Ipomoea triloba cultivar NCNSP0323 chromosome 8, ASM357664v1 DNA includes these proteins:
- the LOC116026994 gene encoding protein FAR1-RELATED SEQUENCE 5-like, translating to MSTGTNLNTSDANSSNIEGGYNVDISPGMTEYWIPNCEDGSKPKIGMTFSTLDAAVSFYNNYAAKVGFDIRSSSIMKSKDGVILIKYILCSREGYKNVTGSSTLNVDEASSSSITKRRRVLNRTGCKARIVFKFIGSLGYGVKKFEERHNHCMSSILAKQFLKINRNIDVGHQKFIANCARANIGPTKSFNLYKEMVSDFSNVGATNVDFKNFNRDIRAYIIGANGQMIVNNFFKKKEVCEAFYFVYDIDEDEHLCKLFWADPISRKNFGCFGDVVSFDGTYQTNRYDMIFTPFTRIDNHKKSITFAVGLLTKEDIASYIWLFEHFKKAMGAEPKVIVTDQDPTMRQAIPAVFNEARHRFCMWHTLCARKKLNSVVWSSYLEPLEFENEWKSIMEEFDLVNNNWFVQMFELRRFWIPAYFRDAPMAGLLRTTSRSEGENAVFSQFTTPLSSLVQFYMQFERALDSQRHNHAKLTSDSDGNIPEMKTPLPIEKHASTVYTLSIFYDIQKEICTTCFNCRVLSIREDGGILYYEIKDGSDRKFTVEHNVTKKKAVCSCKIFGRIGLLCSHTFVVFKDLNFDKIPMKYVLNRWTKDASLKLIFHIDGLTFDQGARMDERKVLLAQLWGDMQCCIGLAEEAKWINLLNFHK from the exons ATGAGCACTG GCACAAATTTGAATACTTCTGATGCAAATTCCAGTAACATTGAAGGTGGTTATAATGTGGATATATCACCGGGGATGACTGAATATTGGATTCCTAATTGTGAAGATGGGAGCAAACCTAAGATTGGTATGACATTTAGTACTTTAGACGCTGCTGTATCATTTTACAATAACTATGCTGCTAAAGTTGGCTTTGATATAAGGTCTAGTTCTATTATGAAGTCTAAGGATGGAGTGATTCTGATAAAGTACATTCTTTGTAGTAGAGAAGGGTATAAGAATGTTACCGGTAGTTCTACATTGAATGTAGATGAAGCATCAAGTTCTTCAATTACAAAGAGGAGAAGAGTCTTAAATAGGACAGGTTGCAAAGCCAGAATTGTGTTCAAATTCATAGGAAGTCTTGGTTATGGTGTTAAAAAATTTGAGGAAAGACATAACCACTGTATGTCATCAATCCTAGCAAAACAGTTTCTAAAGATCAATAGGAACATTGATGTGGGACATCAAAAGTTCATTGCAAATTGTGCACGAGCAAATATTGGgccaacaaaatcatttaactTGTACAAGGAGATGGTCAGCGATTTTTCCAATGTAGGTGCAACAAATGTTGACTTTAAGAACTTCAATAGGGATATTAGAGCATATATAATAGGTGCTAATGGACAAATGAttgtgaataatttttttaagaaaaaggaGGTGTGTGAagcattttattttgtatatgaCATTGATGAAGATGAGCACTTGTGCAAGCTTTTTTGGGCAGATCCAATTTCAAGAAAGaattttggttgttttggggATGTAGTATCTTTTGATGGAACGTATCAAACTAACAG gTACGACATGATTTTTACACCGTTCACCAGGATTGATAACCACAAGAAAAGCATTACATTTGCAGTTGGATTGTTAACAAAAGAGGACATTGCATCCTATATTTGGTTATTTGAACACTTTAAGAAAGCAATGGGTGCAGAGCCAAAAGTAATTGTTACTGATCAAGATCCAACAATGAGACAAGCAATTCCAGCAGTATTTAATGAAGCTAGGCATCGTTTTTGCATGTGGCACACATTATGTGCAAG GAAGAAATTGAACTCTGTTGTGTGGAGCTCATACTTAGAACCTCTTGAATTCGAGAATGAATGGAAATCAATCATGGAAGAGTTTGATTTAGTCAATAACAACTGGTTTGTACAAATGTTTGAGTTGCGAAGATTTTGGATACCAGCCTATTTTAGAGATGCTCCTATGGCTGGTTTATTGAGGACTACATCACGCTCGGAAGGTGAAAATGCTGTTTTTAGTCAATTTACTACGCCTCTCTCTAGTCTTGTCCAGTTTTATATGCAGTTTGAGCGTGCTTTGGACTCTCAAAGACACAATCATGCAAAACTTACAAGTGATAGTGATGGGAACATCCCAGAAATGAAGACACCTTTGCCCATTGAAAAGCATGCTTCAACTGTATACACACTCTCTATTTTCTATGATATTCAGAAGGAAATATGCACAACATGTTTTAATTGTCGAGTTTTGAGTATTCGAGAAGATGGTGGCATACTATATTATGAGATCAAAGATGGCAGTGATAGAAAGTTTACTGTTGAGCACAATGTAACTAAAAAGAAAGCTGTTTGTAGTTGCAAGATATTTGGAAGAATTGGATTGTTGTGTAGCCACACTTTTGTGGTTTTTAAGGATTTGAACTTTGATAAAATCCCTATGAAATATGTGTTGAATCGATGGACTAAGGATGCATCCTTAAAGCTTATCTTCCATATTGATGGTCTCACATTTGATCAAGGTGCAAGAATGGATGAGAGGAAGGTGTTGTTAGCGCAATTGTGGGGTGATATGCAGTGTTGTATTGGTCTAGCAGAAGAAGCAAAGTGGataaatttgttgaatttcCACAAGTga